One Kitasatospora sp. NBC_01287 DNA window includes the following coding sequences:
- the panB gene encoding 3-methyl-2-oxobutanoate hydroxymethyltransferase: MNASQPSPAQTAPTGTPATQQPAAGGRTLYGGVTNRRVTVRDLAAAKRRGERWAMLTAYDAPTAGVFDEAGIPVLLVGDSAGNCHLGYQTTVPVTMDEMVMLSAAVVRGTERALIIGDLPFGSYQESPAQALRNAARLMKEAGVGAVKLEGGERSARTIEVLAEAGVPVMAHIGLTPQSVHALGGYPVQGRGDEAAHKLQRDAKAVQEAGAFAVVLEAVPAELAAQVTESLAVPTVGIGAGVGCDAQVLVWTDMAGMTAGSVPSFVKQYANLRSVLGEAAREFAADVLGGTFPAPEHSFK, translated from the coding sequence ATGAACGCTTCTCAGCCTTCGCCTGCCCAGACGGCACCGACCGGGACGCCGGCCACCCAGCAGCCGGCCGCAGGCGGGCGCACCCTCTACGGCGGGGTCACCAACCGCCGGGTCACCGTCCGGGACCTGGCCGCCGCCAAGCGCCGCGGCGAGCGGTGGGCGATGCTCACCGCCTACGACGCGCCGACCGCCGGGGTCTTCGACGAGGCCGGCATCCCGGTGCTGCTGGTCGGCGACTCGGCCGGCAACTGCCACCTCGGTTACCAGACCACGGTGCCGGTCACCATGGACGAGATGGTGATGCTCTCGGCCGCCGTGGTGCGCGGCACCGAGCGCGCGCTGATCATCGGCGACCTGCCGTTCGGCTCCTACCAGGAGTCCCCCGCCCAGGCCCTGCGCAACGCCGCCCGGCTGATGAAGGAGGCCGGGGTGGGCGCGGTCAAGCTGGAGGGCGGCGAGCGCAGCGCCCGCACCATCGAGGTCCTGGCCGAGGCCGGGGTACCGGTGATGGCCCACATCGGCCTGACCCCGCAGTCGGTGCACGCGCTCGGCGGCTACCCGGTGCAGGGCCGCGGCGACGAGGCGGCGCACAAGCTGCAGCGCGACGCCAAGGCGGTGCAGGAGGCCGGCGCCTTCGCCGTGGTGCTCGAAGCGGTGCCGGCCGAGCTGGCCGCGCAGGTCACCGAGTCGCTCGCGGTACCGACCGTGGGCATCGGCGCCGGGGTCGGCTGCGACGCCCAGGTGCTGGTCTGGACCGACATGGCCGGGATGACGGCGGGCAGCGTGCCCTCCTTCGTCAAGCAGTACGCCAACCTGCGCTCGGTGCTGGGCGAGGCCGCCCGCGAGTTCGCCGCCGACGTGCTCGGGGGCACCTTCCCGGCGCCGGAGCACAGCTTCAAGTAG
- a CDS encoding MFS transporter, which yields MTTAPAGTAPRVPEAIHRRRWAILGTLILALLVVVLDNSILNVAMKTIATPAPVGLGASQSDLEWAINSYTLVFAGLLFTSGLLGDRFGRKKALLAGMLVFGLGSLLSAMASSPGQLITFRAVMGLGGAFVMPATLAIIMNVFERHEQPKAIGIWAGAVGLAIAIGPITGGLLIEHFWWGSVFLVNVPIVAVALVAMTLMVPDSRDPNPGRLDPIGVLLSIIGLVALIYGIIKGGDLADFTAAAAWVPVLIGVLALVAFVVYEKRVDHPALNVNWFRNKVFATSVTVIGLVFFALMGVSFFGVFYTQSVRGYSALASGALMLPLACAQLIFAPRARLVVDRFGVRATCAGGMGLIVLAFLGYLLLGRDTPIWVLELIGFIMGAGMAHVMPPVTVAIMGSLPREKAGAGSAINNTFRQVGGSLGVAVLGAVLSTSYRNGISDKLGLLPQPLRDKAGESVEATVGVAQSMGPKGAGLIGPAFDSFIHAMHVVAGVSAGVTLIGALMAWFFLPARIAAPGRPGAGAPAEARTAPAVQSTKA from the coding sequence ATGACCACCGCACCGGCCGGCACCGCGCCACGCGTGCCAGAAGCCATCCACCGCCGCCGCTGGGCGATACTCGGCACGCTGATCCTGGCGCTGCTGGTCGTCGTTCTCGACAACTCGATCCTCAACGTCGCGATGAAGACCATCGCGACCCCAGCGCCGGTCGGCCTGGGCGCCAGCCAGAGCGACCTGGAATGGGCGATCAACTCCTACACCCTGGTCTTCGCCGGCCTGCTCTTCACCTCGGGCCTGCTCGGTGACCGGTTCGGGCGCAAGAAGGCACTGCTCGCGGGCATGCTGGTGTTCGGCCTCGGCTCGCTGCTCTCCGCCATGGCCTCCAGCCCCGGGCAGCTGATCACCTTCCGCGCGGTGATGGGCCTGGGCGGCGCCTTCGTGATGCCCGCCACGCTGGCGATCATCATGAACGTCTTCGAGCGGCACGAGCAGCCCAAGGCGATCGGCATCTGGGCCGGCGCGGTGGGCCTGGCGATCGCGATCGGCCCGATCACCGGCGGCCTGCTGATCGAGCACTTCTGGTGGGGCTCGGTCTTCCTGGTCAACGTCCCGATCGTGGCGGTGGCGCTGGTCGCCATGACGCTGATGGTCCCCGACTCCCGCGACCCCAACCCCGGCAGGCTCGACCCGATCGGCGTGCTGCTGTCGATCATCGGCCTGGTGGCGCTGATCTACGGCATCATCAAGGGCGGCGACCTGGCCGACTTCACGGCCGCCGCGGCCTGGGTGCCGGTGCTGATCGGCGTGCTGGCGCTGGTCGCCTTCGTGGTCTACGAGAAGCGGGTCGACCACCCGGCGCTGAACGTCAACTGGTTCCGCAACAAGGTCTTCGCCACCTCCGTGACGGTGATCGGCCTGGTCTTCTTCGCGCTGATGGGCGTCTCGTTCTTCGGCGTCTTCTACACCCAGAGCGTGCGCGGCTACAGCGCGCTGGCCTCCGGCGCGCTGATGCTGCCGCTGGCCTGCGCCCAGCTGATCTTCGCGCCCCGGGCCCGGCTGGTGGTCGACAGGTTCGGCGTCCGTGCCACCTGCGCCGGCGGCATGGGCCTGATCGTGCTCGCCTTCCTCGGCTACCTGCTGCTCGGCCGGGACACCCCGATCTGGGTGCTGGAGCTGATCGGCTTCATCATGGGTGCCGGCATGGCGCACGTGATGCCGCCGGTGACGGTGGCGATCATGGGCTCGCTGCCGCGGGAGAAGGCCGGCGCGGGCTCGGCGATCAACAACACCTTCCGCCAGGTCGGCGGCTCGCTCGGGGTCGCGGTGCTCGGCGCGGTGCTCTCCACCAGCTACCGCAACGGCATCTCCGACAAGCTCGGCCTGCTGCCGCAGCCGCTGCGCGACAAGGCGGGCGAGTCGGTGGAGGCCACGGTCGGGGTCGCCCAGAGCATGGGCCCCAAGGGTGCCGGGCTGATCGGCCCCGCCTTCGACTCGTTCATCCACGCGATGCACGTGGTCGCCGGGGTCTCGGCCGGGGTCACCCTGATCGGTGCGCTGATGGCCTGGTTCTTCCTGCCGGCCAGGATCGCCGCCCCCGGCCGCCCGGGTGCCGGCGCGCCCGCCGAGGCGCGGACGGCGCCGGCAGTCCAGTCGACCAAGGCCTGA
- a CDS encoding TetR/AcrR family transcriptional regulator, with amino-acid sequence MDTDRQATLTAPAQAAPLCAVPRRGRPRSEAAEQAICEAVERLMTEGGSLADLTIEGIAQAAGVGKATIYRRWPNKEALLVDVLVRLEEPEPLLPGTSARDDLVVILDFMRRRGLAKRSRWVLRVVLDQMHSMPALKEVYYEQVVLRRRRAIHQVVARGVAAGEFRADLEVELLAEMLIGPMLLRSVLWDDSPLDDPELPATIVDSLLDGLRGPAHSAGTV; translated from the coding sequence ATGGACACGGACCGTCAGGCCACCCTCACCGCTCCCGCCCAGGCGGCACCGCTCTGCGCGGTGCCCCGGCGGGGGCGGCCTCGTTCCGAGGCCGCCGAGCAGGCGATCTGTGAGGCCGTCGAGCGGCTGATGACCGAGGGCGGCAGTCTGGCGGACCTCACCATCGAGGGCATCGCCCAGGCCGCCGGTGTGGGCAAGGCGACCATCTACCGGCGCTGGCCCAACAAGGAGGCGCTGCTGGTCGACGTGCTGGTCCGGCTGGAGGAGCCGGAACCGCTGTTGCCCGGCACCAGCGCCCGGGACGACCTGGTGGTGATCCTGGACTTCATGCGCCGCCGTGGCCTGGCCAAGCGCTCGCGCTGGGTGCTGCGGGTGGTGCTGGACCAGATGCACTCGATGCCCGCGCTCAAGGAGGTCTACTACGAGCAGGTGGTGCTGCGCCGCCGCCGGGCCATCCACCAGGTGGTGGCCCGGGGTGTGGCGGCCGGTGAGTTCCGCGCCGACCTGGAGGTCGAGCTGCTCGCCGAGATGCTGATCGGCCCGATGCTGCTGCGTTCGGTGCTCTGGGACGATTCGCCGCTGGACGACCCCGAGCTGCCCGCCACCATCGTGGACTCGCTGCTCGACGGACTGCGTGGCCCGGCTCACAGCGCGGGTACCGTCTGA
- a CDS encoding endonuclease/exonuclease/phosphatase family protein, which produces MTQADQEAAPADDAPALPGDTGAAATAATASADGVDGVDEGTGSFAPGGATAVGATAVGAAAGASRRRHPLLDWGKDRRGSSTWRRGLLIAVLALLLALLLGLHRQVPNSFGNFGSLLETFLPWLGVFVPVLLLAALLRRSTTALIALLLPVVLWFALFGSQLGDKSAGKGDFTVLTHNVDADNTDPAGTVRLVNGSGAQIVALEELTGAALPTYTGGLVQNYPYHVVEGTVGLWSKYPISGTRVVDIKIGWTRAFRTQVATPQGPLAVYVAHMPSVRVKFDGGFTADQRDVSAQALGDAIQAEPLGKVLLLGDLNGTMNDRSLAPVTSQLRSAQGSAGSGFGFSWPSQFPMARIDQIMSRGMKPTDSWVLAADGSDHRAIAADYRYDR; this is translated from the coding sequence ATGACGCAGGCCGACCAGGAAGCGGCCCCGGCGGACGACGCCCCGGCGCTCCCGGGTGACACGGGGGCTGCGGCGACTGCGGCGACTGCCAGTGCTGACGGGGTCGACGGGGTCGACGAGGGCACCGGATCCTTCGCGCCCGGTGGTGCCACGGCGGTGGGTGCCACGGCCGTGGGCGCTGCCGCCGGCGCCTCGCGGCGCCGGCACCCGCTGCTCGACTGGGGCAAGGACCGCCGCGGCAGCTCGACCTGGCGGCGCGGTCTGCTGATCGCGGTGCTCGCGCTGCTGCTGGCGCTGCTGCTCGGCCTGCACCGCCAGGTGCCCAACTCCTTCGGTAACTTCGGCAGCCTGCTGGAGACCTTCCTGCCCTGGCTGGGCGTGTTCGTCCCGGTGCTGCTGCTGGCCGCGCTGCTGCGCCGCTCGACCACCGCGCTGATCGCCCTGCTGCTGCCGGTGGTGCTCTGGTTCGCGCTCTTCGGCTCACAGCTGGGCGACAAGAGCGCCGGCAAGGGCGACTTCACCGTGCTCACCCACAACGTCGACGCCGACAACACCGACCCGGCCGGTACGGTGCGCCTGGTCAACGGCTCGGGCGCGCAGATCGTCGCGCTGGAGGAGCTGACCGGCGCCGCGCTGCCCACCTACACCGGCGGCCTGGTCCAGAACTACCCGTACCACGTGGTGGAGGGCACGGTCGGGCTCTGGTCCAAGTACCCGATCAGCGGTACCCGGGTGGTGGACATCAAGATCGGCTGGACCCGGGCCTTCCGTACCCAGGTGGCCACCCCGCAGGGACCGCTCGCGGTGTACGTCGCGCACATGCCCTCCGTCCGGGTGAAATTCGACGGTGGCTTCACCGCCGACCAGCGCGACGTGAGCGCCCAGGCGCTCGGCGACGCGATCCAGGCCGAGCCACTGGGCAAGGTGCTGCTGCTCGGCGACCTGAACGGGACGATGAACGACCGCAGCCTCGCCCCGGTCACCTCGCAGCTGCGCTCGGCGCAGGGCTCGGCGGGCTCCGGGTTCGGCTTCAGCTGGCCGTCCCAGTTCCCGATGGCGCGGATCGACCAGATCATGAGCCGCGGCATGAAGCCCACCGACTCCTGGGTGCTGGCGGCGGACGGCAGCGACCACCGGGCGATCGCCGCCGACTACCGCTACGACCGCTGA
- the glnA gene encoding type I glutamate--ammonia ligase — protein sequence MGKQQEFVLRTLEERDIRFVRLWFTDVLGFLKSVAVAPAELEQAFEEGIGFDGSAIEGFARVYESDMIAKPDPTTFQILPWRSETPGTARMFCDIMMPDGSPSYADPRFVLKRTLEKASAQGFTFYTHPEIEFFLLKNLPGDGTAPIPADQSGYFDHTPRGVGHDFRRQAITMLESMGISVEFSHHEGAPGQQEIDLRYADALSTADNIMTFRLVMKEVALEQGVHASFMPKPFSEHPGSGMHTHLSLFEGDRNAFHESGAEFQLSKVGRSFIAGLLRHAAETAAVTNQWVNSYKRIWGGSQRTAGAGGEAPSYICWGHNNRSALIRVPMYKPGKQGSTRVEVRSLDTGCNPYLAYAVTLAAGLKGIEEGYELPPGADDDVWALSDAERRAMGIQPMPQNLGEAIDLMQRSELVAETLGEHVFDFFLRNKRQEWEEYRSEVTPFELRKNLQVL from the coding sequence ATGGGCAAGCAGCAGGAGTTCGTGCTCCGTACGCTCGAAGAGCGTGACATCCGGTTCGTCCGGCTGTGGTTCACCGATGTGCTCGGGTTCCTGAAGTCGGTGGCAGTGGCGCCGGCGGAGCTGGAGCAGGCCTTCGAGGAAGGCATCGGCTTCGACGGCTCGGCGATCGAGGGCTTCGCCCGGGTCTACGAGTCCGACATGATCGCCAAGCCGGACCCGACCACGTTCCAGATACTGCCGTGGCGCTCGGAGACCCCCGGGACCGCCCGGATGTTCTGCGACATCATGATGCCGGACGGCTCGCCCTCCTACGCCGACCCGCGCTTCGTGCTCAAGCGGACCCTGGAGAAGGCCTCGGCGCAGGGCTTCACCTTCTACACCCACCCGGAGATCGAGTTCTTCCTGCTGAAGAACCTCCCGGGCGACGGCACCGCGCCGATCCCGGCCGACCAGTCCGGCTACTTCGACCACACCCCGCGCGGGGTGGGCCATGACTTCCGCCGCCAGGCGATCACCATGCTGGAGTCGATGGGCATCTCGGTGGAGTTCTCCCACCACGAGGGCGCCCCCGGCCAGCAGGAGATCGACCTGCGCTACGCCGACGCGCTCTCCACCGCCGACAACATCATGACCTTCCGCCTGGTCATGAAGGAGGTCGCGCTGGAGCAGGGCGTGCACGCCAGCTTCATGCCCAAGCCCTTCTCCGAGCACCCCGGCTCCGGCATGCACACCCACCTCTCGCTCTTCGAGGGCGACCGCAACGCCTTCCACGAGTCGGGCGCCGAGTTCCAGCTCTCCAAGGTCGGCCGTTCCTTCATCGCGGGCCTGCTCCGCCACGCCGCCGAGACCGCGGCCGTCACCAACCAGTGGGTCAACTCCTACAAGCGGATCTGGGGCGGTTCCCAGCGCACCGCCGGCGCCGGCGGCGAGGCCCCCTCCTACATCTGCTGGGGCCACAACAACCGCTCGGCGCTGATCCGGGTCCCGATGTACAAGCCCGGCAAGCAGGGCTCGACCCGCGTCGAGGTCCGCTCCCTCGACACCGGCTGCAACCCCTACCTCGCCTACGCCGTCACCCTCGCCGCCGGCCTCAAGGGCATCGAGGAGGGCTACGAACTCCCGCCGGGAGCCGACGACGACGTCTGGGCCCTCTCCGACGCCGAACGCCGCGCCATGGGCATCCAGCCCATGCCGCAGAACCTCGGCGAGGCGATCGACCTGATGCAGCGCAGCGAACTGGTCGCAGAGACCCTGGGCGAGCACGTCTTCGACTTCTTCCTGCGCAACAAGCGCCAGGAGTGGGAGGAGTACCGCAGCGAGGTCACGCCGTTCGAGCTGCGGAAGAACCTGCAGGTGCTGTGA
- a CDS encoding LPXTG cell wall anchor domain-containing protein: protein MSAPTAAVPAKSVKGGEDDDTYCHLKILKTADRDFYLPGQKVTYTVTLTNDGNVPITGAVVTDDLSGDLADGVYDNDATVGTGQLRYQQPTLTWIGDLNPGDTTKIVYSVTADSPDNGPMRLRDAVTGPQFSNCPTGTEPGCTVELDSPHWTVSKSEDRDDVEASDVIHYAITGTNDGTVDFTGARQAVIADDMSQLVGEATYNGDAQASSGTLSYSAPVVTWRGDLPAGATVTIHLSVTARSTTPSRPLLINIVREVYPRHNGADLSNPPAPRAAVQPLGFGLRGLPLNLPKPRDGEPLITACTVDPVTDSCYVDADEPRFVVAKSVDRPTASPGDTLTYTVRYANTGNDQFPAGELPVLTDDLSQVLQHSTFVDGSLQSTVPGATFDPAAKAITWTGQLASGQHGSFTYQVRVNDPYYGDRYLDNTITSAKSTDCQSGSTDARCKAHVDIVVPGSSPTPTPTPTPTPTPTATPTPTPTPTPTMTPTPTPTPTMTPTPTMTPPGGGPTPPGTLPQTGSDLSPGLIIAAAVMLVGGSGLFLLSRRSRRH, encoded by the coding sequence GTGTCGGCGCCGACCGCCGCGGTGCCGGCCAAGTCGGTCAAGGGGGGCGAGGACGACGACACCTACTGCCACCTGAAGATCCTCAAGACGGCCGACCGGGACTTCTACCTCCCGGGCCAGAAGGTCACCTACACCGTCACGCTCACCAACGACGGCAACGTGCCGATCACCGGCGCGGTGGTCACCGACGACCTCTCCGGTGACCTGGCCGACGGGGTCTACGACAACGACGCCACGGTGGGCACCGGTCAACTCCGCTACCAGCAGCCGACCCTGACCTGGATCGGCGACCTGAACCCGGGCGACACCACCAAGATCGTCTACAGCGTCACCGCCGACAGCCCGGACAACGGCCCGATGCGGCTGCGCGACGCGGTCACCGGGCCGCAGTTCAGCAACTGCCCGACCGGGACCGAGCCGGGCTGCACCGTCGAACTGGACTCGCCGCACTGGACGGTGAGCAAGTCCGAGGACCGGGACGACGTCGAGGCGAGTGACGTCATCCACTACGCCATCACCGGCACCAACGACGGCACTGTCGACTTCACCGGTGCCCGGCAGGCGGTCATCGCGGACGACATGTCGCAGCTGGTCGGTGAGGCCACCTACAACGGGGACGCCCAGGCCAGCAGCGGGACGCTCAGCTACAGCGCGCCGGTGGTGACCTGGCGCGGCGACCTGCCGGCCGGTGCGACGGTGACCATCCACCTCTCGGTCACGGCCCGCAGCACCACGCCGAGCCGCCCGCTGCTGATCAACATCGTGCGCGAGGTCTACCCCCGCCACAACGGCGCCGACCTGAGCAACCCGCCGGCGCCGCGCGCGGCCGTGCAGCCGCTCGGCTTCGGTCTGCGCGGCCTGCCGCTCAACCTGCCGAAGCCGCGGGACGGCGAGCCGCTGATCACCGCCTGCACGGTCGACCCGGTGACCGACTCCTGCTACGTCGACGCCGATGAGCCGAGGTTCGTGGTGGCCAAGTCGGTCGACCGCCCCACCGCGAGCCCGGGTGACACGCTCACCTACACCGTGCGCTACGCCAACACCGGCAACGACCAGTTCCCGGCCGGCGAACTCCCGGTGCTCACCGATGACCTGAGCCAGGTGCTGCAGCACAGCACCTTCGTGGACGGTTCGCTGCAGTCCACCGTGCCGGGCGCGACCTTCGACCCGGCCGCCAAGGCGATCACCTGGACCGGTCAGCTGGCCTCGGGGCAGCACGGCTCCTTCACCTACCAGGTGCGGGTGAACGACCCGTACTACGGCGACCGGTACCTGGACAACACCATCACGTCGGCCAAGTCGACCGACTGCCAGAGTGGTTCGACCGACGCCCGCTGCAAGGCCCACGTCGACATCGTGGTCCCCGGCAGCAGCCCGACGCCGACTCCGACGCCGACTCCCACGCCGACGCCGACCGCTACGCCGACCCCGACCCCGACTCCCACGCCCACCATGACCCCCACGCCCACCCCCACGCCCACCATGACCCCCACGCCCACCATGACCCCGCCCGGTGGTGGCCCGACCCCGCCCGGCACGCTGCCGCAGACCGGTTCGGACCTCAGCCCCGGCCTGATCATCGCGGCCGCGGTGATGCTGGTCGGCGGTAGCGGGCTGTTCCTGCTCTCGCGCCGCTCGCGCCGGCACTGA
- a CDS encoding bifunctional [glutamine synthetase] adenylyltransferase/[glutamine synthetase]-adenylyl-L-tyrosine phosphorylase, producing the protein MTAGGSRVSRPENRLARRGFSDPEAAVRYLAAPALHGLADDPILLDALGATADPDQALLSLARLLEALPEPDRHTLRDTLTAAKPLRDRLLGVLGASAALGDHLATHPRDWHALVTFEQRDMHPGTGDFRRELVQRVRDTDGEPADALRAAYRRCLLTIAARDLSGTIDLPQSAAELADLAGATLRTALEIAAEQEPEAADACRLAVIGMGKCGGHELNYVSDVDVIFVAEPREGVEEDRALRAATRLAAAMMRLCSDTTREGTIWPVDANLRPEGRNGPLVRTLASHVAYYQRWAKTWEFQALLKARPVAGDAELGEAYCAALAPMVWHAADRENFVADVQQMRRRVIDAIPATELDRQLKLGPGGLRDVEFSVQLLQLVHGRTDPALRSGNTLEALAALSHGGYVGRADAASLDTAYRFLRTLEHRIQLHRLRRTHLMPTDPADLRRLARSLTAMINDDTKADPVAALEREWKRHALEVRRLHEKLFYRPLLAAVAELSAGEALTPGTPAMSSEAAETRLAALGFADPPAALRHLVALASGVSRKAAIQRTLLPVLLAWFADSADPDAGLLGFRQVSDALGRTPWYLRLLRDESAAAEGLARILSAGRLAPDLLLRAPEAVAMLGDAQGLDARGRAALEQEIRSAVGRAPSAAAGVAAARAVRRRELFRTAAGDLLGRHGAYPGEALEATANALTDLNAATLAGALAACTADWERAHDEEFPARLAVIAMGRFGGHELGYGSDADVLFVHDPLPGTEHDATAAARTVCNQLRTLLAAPSTEPALLVDADLRPEGRQGALVRTLGSYAAYYARWSHVWESQALLRAEPMAGDVELGERFRELIDPLRYPVDGVPERDLLEIRRIKARIESERLPRGADPTTHTKIGRGGLADVEWTVQLLQLQHGHAQPGLRTTRTRQALLAAARAGLLAGEDAAVLDAAWVLASRVRGAVMLVRGRPGDSFPSEARELAQVARYLGYGAGHSGELVDDYRRTTRRARAAVERLFYG; encoded by the coding sequence ATGACCGCCGGTGGCAGTCGTGTCAGCAGGCCCGAGAACCGCCTGGCCCGTCGGGGCTTCAGTGATCCCGAGGCAGCCGTCCGGTACCTGGCCGCCCCCGCGCTGCACGGGCTGGCCGACGACCCGATCCTGCTGGACGCGCTCGGCGCCACCGCCGACCCGGACCAGGCCCTGCTGAGCCTGGCCCGGCTGCTCGAAGCCCTGCCCGAGCCCGATCGGCACACCCTGCGGGACACCCTGACGGCCGCCAAGCCGCTGCGCGACCGGCTGCTCGGCGTGCTCGGCGCCTCCGCCGCGCTCGGCGACCACCTGGCCACCCACCCGCGTGACTGGCACGCGCTGGTCACCTTCGAGCAGCGTGACATGCACCCGGGCACGGGCGACTTCCGCCGCGAGCTGGTCCAGCGGGTCCGTGACACCGACGGGGAGCCGGCCGACGCGCTGCGCGCCGCCTACCGCCGCTGCCTGCTGACCATCGCCGCCCGCGACCTGAGCGGCACCATCGACCTGCCGCAGAGCGCCGCCGAGCTCGCCGACCTGGCCGGCGCCACGCTGCGCACCGCGCTGGAGATCGCCGCCGAGCAGGAACCGGAGGCCGCCGACGCCTGCCGGCTGGCGGTGATCGGCATGGGCAAGTGCGGCGGACACGAGCTCAACTACGTCTCCGACGTGGACGTGATCTTCGTGGCCGAGCCGCGCGAAGGCGTCGAGGAGGACCGCGCGCTGCGGGCCGCCACCCGGCTGGCGGCGGCCATGATGCGGCTCTGCTCGGACACCACCCGCGAGGGCACCATCTGGCCGGTGGACGCCAATCTGCGGCCCGAGGGCCGCAACGGGCCGCTGGTGCGGACCCTGGCCAGCCATGTCGCGTACTACCAGCGCTGGGCCAAGACCTGGGAGTTCCAGGCGCTGCTGAAGGCCCGCCCGGTGGCCGGCGACGCCGAGCTGGGCGAGGCCTACTGCGCGGCGCTGGCGCCGATGGTCTGGCACGCGGCCGATCGGGAGAACTTCGTCGCGGACGTGCAGCAGATGCGCCGCCGGGTGATCGACGCGATCCCGGCCACCGAGCTGGACCGCCAGCTCAAGCTGGGCCCGGGCGGCCTGCGCGACGTGGAGTTCTCGGTGCAGCTGCTGCAGCTGGTGCACGGCCGCACCGATCCGGCGCTGCGCAGCGGCAACACCCTGGAGGCGTTGGCGGCCCTCTCCCATGGCGGCTACGTCGGCCGGGCCGACGCCGCCTCGCTGGACACCGCCTACCGTTTCCTGCGCACCCTGGAGCACCGGATCCAGCTGCACCGGCTGCGCCGCACCCACCTGATGCCCACCGACCCGGCCGACCTGCGCCGGCTGGCCCGCTCGCTCACGGCGATGATCAACGACGACACCAAGGCCGACCCGGTGGCCGCGTTGGAGCGCGAGTGGAAGCGGCACGCCCTGGAGGTGCGCCGGCTGCACGAGAAGCTCTTCTACCGCCCGCTGCTGGCCGCGGTGGCCGAGCTGTCGGCCGGTGAGGCGCTCACCCCCGGCACCCCGGCGATGAGCTCGGAGGCGGCCGAGACGCGGTTGGCGGCGCTGGGCTTCGCCGATCCGCCGGCCGCGCTGCGGCACCTGGTGGCGCTGGCCAGCGGGGTGAGCCGGAAAGCGGCGATCCAGCGCACCCTGCTGCCGGTGCTGCTGGCCTGGTTCGCCGACTCCGCGGACCCGGACGCCGGGCTGCTGGGCTTCCGCCAGGTCTCCGACGCGCTCGGGCGCACCCCCTGGTACCTGCGGCTGCTGCGCGACGAGAGCGCGGCCGCCGAGGGCCTGGCGCGGATCCTGTCGGCCGGGCGGCTGGCCCCCGACCTGCTGCTGCGCGCGCCCGAGGCGGTGGCCATGCTGGGCGACGCGCAGGGCTTGGACGCGCGCGGGCGGGCCGCGCTGGAGCAGGAGATCCGCTCGGCGGTGGGCCGGGCGCCCAGCGCGGCGGCGGGGGTGGCGGCGGCCCGCGCGGTGCGCCGCCGGGAGCTGTTCCGCACCGCCGCGGGCGATCTGCTGGGCCGCCACGGCGCGTACCCGGGCGAGGCGCTGGAGGCCACCGCCAACGCGCTCACCGATCTCAACGCCGCCACCCTGGCCGGTGCGCTGGCCGCCTGCACGGCCGACTGGGAGCGGGCGCACGACGAGGAGTTCCCGGCCCGGCTCGCGGTGATCGCGATGGGCCGGTTCGGCGGCCACGAGCTGGGCTACGGCTCGGACGCCGACGTGCTCTTCGTGCACGATCCGCTGCCCGGGACGGAGCACGACGCGACGGCCGCCGCCCGTACGGTCTGCAACCAGCTGCGCACCCTGCTGGCCGCGCCCTCCACCGAACCGGCCCTGCTGGTCGACGCCGACCTACGGCCCGAGGGGCGCCAGGGGGCGCTGGTGCGCACGCTCGGCTCGTACGCGGCGTACTACGCGCGCTGGTCGCACGTCTGGGAGAGCCAGGCCTTGCTGCGCGCCGAGCCGATGGCGGGCGACGTCGAGCTGGGGGAGCGGTTCCGGGAGCTGATCGACCCGCTGCGCTACCCCGTGGACGGCGTGCCGGAGCGGGACCTGCTGGAGATCCGGCGGATCAAGGCGCGGATCGAGAGCGAGCGGCTGCCGCGCGGGGCCGACCCGACCACCCACACCAAGATCGGACGCGGCGGCCTGGCGGACGTCGAGTGGACGGTGCAGCTGCTCCAGCTCCAGCACGGCCACGCGCAGCCCGGGCTGCGCACCACCCGCACCCGCCAGGCGCTGCTCGCCGCGGCCCGGGCGGGCCTGCTGGCGGGCGAGGACGCGGCGGTGCTGGACGCCGCCTGGGTGCTGGCCTCCCGGGTGCGCGGCGCGGTGATGCTGGTGCGCGGGCGCCCCGGTGACAGCTTCCCGAGCGAGGCGCGGGAACTCGCGCAGGTGGCCCGCTACCTCGGGTACGGGGCGGGCCACAGCGGCGAACTCGTGGACGACTACCGGCGCACCACCCGGCGGGCCCGGGCGGCGGTCGAGCGGCTCTTCTACGGCTGA